In Solanum lycopersicum chromosome 5, SLM_r2.1, the following are encoded in one genomic region:
- the LOC101252685 gene encoding uncharacterized protein: MAALAPGILLKLLNGMKSGVKPTSEHRSSLLQVTDIVPADLDEKNLWPKHGFFIKVSDSSHSIYVSLPDEQDDLVLSNKMQLGQFIYVDRLEPGSPVPVVKGAKPLPGRHPLVGTPEPLMGLRGKGEKVERKFNQSQSAPRRGSWGTGQNGVEAVASSPQVLKPVPIDFDQCTPIKERSSAVKFARIIPMSPLIRGKFSKDGGASGGMVRSSAGGALLSKLMEAKGESPSMVRKSCATPSMMKFPRSKSVTDRDREQRIVNSPLNSATQEKKSSTPPPSLRSARMAASPTVGRDSQRLSNSKKSSLEQQSQPIDSLPHDNTSLTANLPGKLSMLGKEAVQQRENAQRIALQALRDASATENLVRSLKVFSNLSRAAKPDAPTACFDQFIEFHEQLVQAVAEMVSIQSATASSETSQTPKAEQENGVAPILHELVQNSLEESRDSESNASKRRAALYKSIAVFPERSDQKSILGKHLRSTSKAIKGVLNTSINENDENKKPASTSISSSISNTIKLGKQIESESGSWFMDFLEKALEKGLKKAKGKVASDSSSKVPQSLLLKVINWVEVEQFDSNKRAIHPKAGQIARKLRIKVKNP, encoded by the exons ATGGCAGCATTAGCACCTGGGATTTTGTTGAAGTTATTAAATGGGATGAAATCAGGGGTGAAACCTACAAGTGAACATAGGAGTTCACTTTTGCAGGTTACTGATATTGTTCCTGCAGATCTTGATGAGAAGAATTTATGGCCAAAGCATGGATTTTTCATCAAGGTATCGGATTCTTCGCATTCCATTTATGTAAGTCTTCCAGATGAGCAAGATGATTTGGTTTTAAGTAATAAAATGCAGCTAGGACAGTTCATTTATGTCGATAGATTAGAGCCCGGTTCGCCTGTTCCTGTTGTTAAAGGTGCTAAGCCTCTTCCTGGGAGGCACCCTCTTGTGGGAACTCCAGAACCATTAATGGGGTTGAGAGGAAAaggagagaaagttgaacgaaaATTCAATCAGAGTCAGTCAGCTCCTAGAAGGGGTTCTTGGGGAACAGGCCAAAATGGGGTTGAAGCTGTTGCTTCTTCTCCTCAAGTTTTGAAGCCAGTTCCTATTGATTTCGATCAATGTACACCGATAAAAGAGAGGTCTAGTGCTGTCAAATTTGCGCGAATTATTCCAATGTCACCTCTTATTCGGGGGAAATTCTCCAAAGATGGAGGAGCTAGTGGTGGGATGGTAAGGTCATCAGCCGGTGGCGCGTTGTTATCTAAATTGATGGAAGCTAAAGGGGAAAGTCCTTCTATGGTGAGAAAAAGTTGTGCTACCCCTAGCATGATGAAATTTCCAAGGAGCAAAAGTGTAACAGATCGCGATCGAGAACAAAGAATTGTCAATTCACCTTTAAACTCAGCT ACACAGGAGAAGAAAAGTTCAACCCCACCACCTAGTTTACGGAGTGCACGAATGGCAGCTTCACCAACAGTAGGCAGAGACTCTCAAAGACTCTCCAATTCTAAAAAATCGTCTCTAGAACAACAATCCCAGCCTATTGATTCTCTACCTCATGACAACACCAGTCTGACTGCAAATCTGCCTGGAAAACTTAGTATGTTGGGAAAG GAAGCTGTACaacaaagggaaaatgcacagaGAATTGCTCTTCAAGCACTAAGGGATGCATCAGCTACAGAAAATCTCGTGCGGTCTCTAAA GGTGTTTTCGAACTTGAGTAGAGCTGCGAAACCTGATGCACCAACAGCCTGTTTTGATCAATTTATTGAGTTTCATGAACAACTTGTGCAAGCTGTGGCAGAAATGGTATCCATTCAATCAGCAACAGCTTCAAGCGAAACGTCACAAACTCCAAAAGCTGAACAAGAGAATGGCGTTGCCCCTATTCTACACGAACTAGTGCAGAATTCATTGGAAGAATCACGAGACAGTGAATCAAATGCATCGAAGAGGAGAGCTGCACTTTACAAATCCATTGCAGTCTTTCCTGAAAGGAGTGATCAAAAGTCAATTCTTGGAAAGCATTTGAGATCAACATCAAAGGCAATAAAAGGAGTATTAAACACTAGCATAAATGAGAACGACGAGAACAAGAAACCTGCTTCTACTTCGATAAGCAGCAGCATCTCCAATACAATCAAATTGGGAAAACAGATTGAGAGTGAATCAGGAAGTTGGTTTATGGATTTTCTTGAAAAGGCGCTGGAGAAAGGGCTGAAAAAGGCTAAAGGAAAAGTAGCATCAGACTCTTCAAGCAAAGTCCCTCAATCACTCTTGCTTAAAGTGATCAATTGGGTAGAGGTGGAACAGTTTGATTCGAATAAACGTGCTATTCATCCTAAAGCAGGACAAATTGCTAGAAAGTTGAGGATCAAGGTCAAGAATCCCTGA
- the LOC101252985 gene encoding uncharacterized protein isoform X4 produces MVYPGAVHSRFEHSLGVYWLASDAVHRLKTYQGQELGIESFDVQTVKLAGLLHDVGHGPFSHLFEREILPRVRSGIKWSHEDMSLKMIDYIVDENSIDIDSGTLKKVKEMIVASEAGKSVSSKEKQFLYDIVANGRNGIDVDKFDYIERDTRACGLRCNFQFQRLMETMRVIDNEICYRAKEYLTIHKLFSTRADLHRTVYTHPKVKAIEFMVVDALIKANDHLEIDSYIDEPAKYWMLDDTIVKTIEASTHQDLEESRNLIRRIRRRDIYQYCNEFTVSKENLEYFKNVTAQDIICSQNSDAHLNEEDVIVTNIKIDLANGRNNPLERVSFFQDYDSFEKFHIKEDCVSQLLPTCYQDLIVRVYARDPKLVDAVTNAFENFQTKTYGEKTQVHAITEKKRRLKYNGN; encoded by the exons ATGGTTTATCCTGGGGCTGTGCACTCTCGGTTTGAGCATTCCCTAGGGGTCTATTGGCTGGCCAGTGACGCTGTACATAGACTTAAGACCTATCAA GGACAGGAGCTTGGTATTGAATCTTTTGATGTACAGACCGTGAAACTTGCTG GATTACTACATGATGTGGGTCATGGGCCATTCAGTCACTTGTTTGAGCGTGAAATTCTTCCTCGGGTTCGCAGCGGCATTAAATG GTCCCATGAGGATATGTCTTTGAAGATGATAGACTACATTGTTGATGAGAATAGCATTGATATTGATTCTGGCACTTTGAAGAAAGTAAAG GAAATGATAGTTGCTTCTGAGGCAGGTAAATCAGTG AGCTCAAAAGAGAAGCAGTTCTTGTATGATATTGTTGCTAATGGACGGAACGGAATAGATGTTGACAA ATTTGATTACATAGAGCGTGACACCAGAGCTTGTGGTCTTAGGTGCAATTTTCAGTTCCAGAG GCTAATGGAAACAATGCGTGTTATAGACAATGAAATATGTTACAGGGCAAAGGAAT ATCTTACGATCCACAAGCTATTTTCCACTCGTGCTGATTTGCATCGTACAGTCTATACGCATCCAAAAGTGAAG GCAATAGAATTCATGGTCGTGGATGCTTTGATAAAAGCAAATGACCATCTTGAAATTGATTCATACATTGATGAACCAGCAAAGTACTGGATG TTAGATGATACAATTGTCAAAACAATTGAAGCTTCTACCCACCAAGATCTAGAGGAATCCAGAAATCTGATTCGTCGAATTCGAAGGAGGGACATATACCAG TACTGTAATGAGTTTACTGTGTCCAAGGAGAATCTGGAGTACTTCAAAAATGTAACGGCTCAAGACATAATTTGTTCCCAG aaTTCTGATGCTCATTTGAATGAGGAAGATGTTATTGTTACGAATATCAAAATTGATTTGGCTAATGGAAGGAATAATCCATTGGAAAG GGTCAGCTTCTTCCAG GATTATGATAGttttgagaaatttcatataaaGGAAGATTGCGTTAGTCAGTTATTGCCTACTTGTTACCAGGATTTGATCGTTAGAGTTTATGCCAGAGATCCTAAACTG GTAGATGCTGTTACCAATGCATTTGAGAATTTTCAGACGAAGACTTATGGAGAGAAAACGCAAGTGCATGCAATTACTGAAAAAAAGAGACGCTTGAAGTACAATGGTAATTAA
- the LOC101252985 gene encoding uncharacterized protein isoform X1 yields the protein MGDCSNSKLLPMCDSGEAPFDTRRYYKHIHDNVHGNIYLDKQALNFIDTEQFQRLRELKQLGLGYMVYPGAVHSRFEHSLGVYWLASDAVHRLKTYQGQELGIESFDVQTVKLAGLLHDVGHGPFSHLFEREILPRVRSGIKWSHEDMSLKMIDYIVDENSIDIDSGTLKKVKEMIVASEAGKSVSSKEKQFLYDIVANGRNGIDVDKFDYIERDTRACGLRCNFQFQRLMETMRVIDNEICYRAKEYLTIHKLFSTRADLHRTVYTHPKVKAIEFMVVDALIKANDHLEIDSYIDEPAKYWMLDDTIVKTIEASTHQDLEESRNLIRRIRRRDIYQYCNEFTVSKENLEYFKNVTAQDIICSQNSDAHLNEEDVIVTNIKIDLANGRNNPLERVSFFQDYDSFEKFHIKEDCVSQLLPTCYQDLIVRVYARDPKLVDAVTNAFENFQTKTYGEKTQVHAITEKKRRLKYNGN from the exons ATGGGAGATTGTAGCAACAGCAAACTCTTACCAATGTGCGACTCCGGCGAGGCTCCGTTCGACACACGGCGGTACTATAAGCATATTCATGATAATGTTCATGGCAACATCTATCTCGATAAG CAAGCTCTGAATTTCATCGACACTGAACAGTTTCAGAG GCTTCGTGAATTGAAGCAGCTAG GTCTTGGATACATGGTTTATCCTGGGGCTGTGCACTCTCGGTTTGAGCATTCCCTAGGGGTCTATTGGCTGGCCAGTGACGCTGTACATAGACTTAAGACCTATCAA GGACAGGAGCTTGGTATTGAATCTTTTGATGTACAGACCGTGAAACTTGCTG GATTACTACATGATGTGGGTCATGGGCCATTCAGTCACTTGTTTGAGCGTGAAATTCTTCCTCGGGTTCGCAGCGGCATTAAATG GTCCCATGAGGATATGTCTTTGAAGATGATAGACTACATTGTTGATGAGAATAGCATTGATATTGATTCTGGCACTTTGAAGAAAGTAAAG GAAATGATAGTTGCTTCTGAGGCAGGTAAATCAGTG AGCTCAAAAGAGAAGCAGTTCTTGTATGATATTGTTGCTAATGGACGGAACGGAATAGATGTTGACAA ATTTGATTACATAGAGCGTGACACCAGAGCTTGTGGTCTTAGGTGCAATTTTCAGTTCCAGAG GCTAATGGAAACAATGCGTGTTATAGACAATGAAATATGTTACAGGGCAAAGGAAT ATCTTACGATCCACAAGCTATTTTCCACTCGTGCTGATTTGCATCGTACAGTCTATACGCATCCAAAAGTGAAG GCAATAGAATTCATGGTCGTGGATGCTTTGATAAAAGCAAATGACCATCTTGAAATTGATTCATACATTGATGAACCAGCAAAGTACTGGATG TTAGATGATACAATTGTCAAAACAATTGAAGCTTCTACCCACCAAGATCTAGAGGAATCCAGAAATCTGATTCGTCGAATTCGAAGGAGGGACATATACCAG TACTGTAATGAGTTTACTGTGTCCAAGGAGAATCTGGAGTACTTCAAAAATGTAACGGCTCAAGACATAATTTGTTCCCAG aaTTCTGATGCTCATTTGAATGAGGAAGATGTTATTGTTACGAATATCAAAATTGATTTGGCTAATGGAAGGAATAATCCATTGGAAAG GGTCAGCTTCTTCCAG GATTATGATAGttttgagaaatttcatataaaGGAAGATTGCGTTAGTCAGTTATTGCCTACTTGTTACCAGGATTTGATCGTTAGAGTTTATGCCAGAGATCCTAAACTG GTAGATGCTGTTACCAATGCATTTGAGAATTTTCAGACGAAGACTTATGGAGAGAAAACGCAAGTGCATGCAATTACTGAAAAAAAGAGACGCTTGAAGTACAATGGTAATTAA
- the LOC101252985 gene encoding uncharacterized protein isoform X2 has protein sequence MGDCSNSKLLPMCDSGEAPFDTRRYYKHIHDNVHGNIYLDKQALNFIDTEQFQRLRELKQLGLGYMVYPGAVHSRFEHSLGVYWLASDAVHRLKTYQGQELGIESFDVQTVKLAGLLHDVGHGPFSHLFEREILPRVRSGIKWSHEDMSLKMIDYIVDENSIDIDSGTLKKVKEMIVASEAGKSVSSKEKQFLYDIVANGRNGIDVDKFDYIERDTRACGLRCNFQFQRLMETMRVIDNEICYRAKEYLTIHKLFSTRADLHRTVYTHPKVKAIEFMVVDALIKANDHLEIDSYIDEPAKYWMLDDTIVKTIEASTHQDLEESRNLIRRIRRRDIYQYCNEFTVSKENLEYFKNVTAQDIICSQNSDAHLNEEDVIVTNIKIDLANGRNNPLERVSFFQLQRCKFWLIWPTSVSENALRQFHL, from the exons ATGGGAGATTGTAGCAACAGCAAACTCTTACCAATGTGCGACTCCGGCGAGGCTCCGTTCGACACACGGCGGTACTATAAGCATATTCATGATAATGTTCATGGCAACATCTATCTCGATAAG CAAGCTCTGAATTTCATCGACACTGAACAGTTTCAGAG GCTTCGTGAATTGAAGCAGCTAG GTCTTGGATACATGGTTTATCCTGGGGCTGTGCACTCTCGGTTTGAGCATTCCCTAGGGGTCTATTGGCTGGCCAGTGACGCTGTACATAGACTTAAGACCTATCAA GGACAGGAGCTTGGTATTGAATCTTTTGATGTACAGACCGTGAAACTTGCTG GATTACTACATGATGTGGGTCATGGGCCATTCAGTCACTTGTTTGAGCGTGAAATTCTTCCTCGGGTTCGCAGCGGCATTAAATG GTCCCATGAGGATATGTCTTTGAAGATGATAGACTACATTGTTGATGAGAATAGCATTGATATTGATTCTGGCACTTTGAAGAAAGTAAAG GAAATGATAGTTGCTTCTGAGGCAGGTAAATCAGTG AGCTCAAAAGAGAAGCAGTTCTTGTATGATATTGTTGCTAATGGACGGAACGGAATAGATGTTGACAA ATTTGATTACATAGAGCGTGACACCAGAGCTTGTGGTCTTAGGTGCAATTTTCAGTTCCAGAG GCTAATGGAAACAATGCGTGTTATAGACAATGAAATATGTTACAGGGCAAAGGAAT ATCTTACGATCCACAAGCTATTTTCCACTCGTGCTGATTTGCATCGTACAGTCTATACGCATCCAAAAGTGAAG GCAATAGAATTCATGGTCGTGGATGCTTTGATAAAAGCAAATGACCATCTTGAAATTGATTCATACATTGATGAACCAGCAAAGTACTGGATG TTAGATGATACAATTGTCAAAACAATTGAAGCTTCTACCCACCAAGATCTAGAGGAATCCAGAAATCTGATTCGTCGAATTCGAAGGAGGGACATATACCAG TACTGTAATGAGTTTACTGTGTCCAAGGAGAATCTGGAGTACTTCAAAAATGTAACGGCTCAAGACATAATTTGTTCCCAG aaTTCTGATGCTCATTTGAATGAGGAAGATGTTATTGTTACGAATATCAAAATTGATTTGGCTAATGGAAGGAATAATCCATTGGAAAG GGTCAGCTTCTTCCAG CTACAAAGATGCAAATTTTGGTTAATTTGGCCAACAAGTGTTAGTGAGAATGCTCTTCGACAATTCCACCTATAG
- the LOC104647251 gene encoding uncharacterized protein: MRRIRFSGGSSSNCALLGTTFPFSNYTNFPFKTKSFLKLLPSRTSLIFTTPHYRLVTAAQHSSTPQTNLSVDSGGSGRNGYPLKDSKVVLKGMRYTDLEKWVQSYGYRPAQALMLWKRLYGDNIWAQCSEELEGLNKDFRKMLGEHAEFKTLNLKDILTASDGTKKMLFKLEDGLVIETVLIPCERGRNTVCISSQVGCAMNCQFCYTGRMGLKRNLSTSEIVEQAVLARRLLSSEVGPISNVVFMGMGEPLHNIENVLKAADILVDEQGLHFSPRKVTVSTSGLVPQLKRFLRESNCALAVSLNATTDEVRSWIMPINRKFNLNLLLGTLREELQSKHKYKVLFEYVMLAGVNDSVEDAKRLIDLVQGIPCKINLITFNPHSGSFFKPTTREKIIEFRDILAEAGCVVLFRWSRGDDQMAACGQLGKPGEIQAPVLRVPSQFQAVLEAAA; this comes from the exons ATGAGGCGAATTCGTTTCTCCGGCGGCAGCAGCAGCAACTGTGCTTTGCTTGGAACAACTTTTCCCTTCTCAAATTACACAAATTTTCCATTTAAAACCAAATCTTTTCTAAAGCTGCTTCCTTCAAGAACATCTCTTATCTTCACCACTCCTCATTATCGTTTAGTTACAGCAGCTCAACATTCTTCTACACCTCAAACCAACCTTTCTGTTGATTCTG GAGGTAGTGGCCGAAATGGGTATCCATTGAAGGATTCAAAAGTGGTTTTGAAAGGGATGAGATATACTGATCTTGAG AAATGGGTTCAGTCATATGGTTATAGGCCTGCTCAGGCTCTGATGTTATGGAAACGTCTGTATGGGGATAATATTTGGGCTCAATGCAGTGAGGAATTAGaag GTTTGAATAAGGATTTCAGGAAAATGTTGGGTGAACATGCTGAATTTAAGACGTTAAACTTGAAAGATATTCTGACAGCGTCTGATGGAACTAAAAAG ATGTTATTCAAGTTGGAAGATGGTCTGGTAATAGAAACTGTTCTGATACCTTGTGAGCGGGGCAGGAACACTGTCTGTATATCTAGTCAAGTAGGTTGTGCCATGAATTGCCAGTTTTGCTATACCGGCAG AATGGGTCTGAAGAGAAACTTATCCACTTCTGAGATAGTTGAGCAGGCTGTTTTAGCTCGACGCTTGTTATCCAGTGAAGTTGGACCAATTAGCAACGTTGTGTTTATG GGAATGGGAGAACCGCTTCACAACATTGAGAATGTCTTGAAAGCTGCAGACATATTGGTAGATGAACAAGGGCTTCATTTTAGTCCTCGAAAGGTCACCGTTTCTACTAGTGGGCTTGTGCCCCAGCTTAAGCGGTTTCTTCGCGAGTCCAATTGTGCTTTGGCAGTCAGTTTGAATGCTACAACTGATGAG GTCAGAAGTTGGATCATGCCAATTAACCGCAAATTTAACTTGAACTTGCTTCTTGGAACACTAAGAGAGGAGcttcaatcaaaacataaatacaaaGTTCTGTTCGAGTATGTAATGCTTGCCGGAGTTAATGATAG TGTTGAGGATGCAAAGAGACTAATCGATCTAGTCCAGGGCATTCCATGCAAGATTAACCTGATCACTTTTAACCCTCATTCTGGATCCTTCTTCAAACCAACTACAAGAGAGAAGATAATCGAGTTCAGAGACATTCTTGCTGAAGCAGGATGTGTGGTGCTTTTTCGATGGAGTAGAGGAGATGATCAAATGGCTGCCTGTGGTCAGTTAGGTAAACCAGGTGAAATCCAAGCTCCCGTGCTTCGCGTGCCTTCCCAATTTCAAGCAGTACTGGAAGCTGCCGCGTGA
- the LOC101252985 gene encoding uncharacterized protein isoform X3 codes for MGDCSNSKLLPMCDSGEAPFDTRRYYKHIHDNVHGNIYLDKQALNFIDTEQFQRLRELKQLGLGYMVYPGAVHSRFEHSLGVYWLASDAVHRLKTYQGQELGIESFDVQTVKLAGLLHDVGHGPFSHLFEREILPRVRSGIKWSHEDMSLKMIDYIVDENSIDIDSGTLKKVKEMIVASEAGKSVSSKEKQFLYDIVANGRNGIDVDKFDYIERDTRACGLRCNFQFQRLMETMRVIDNEICYRAKEYLTIHKLFSTRADLHRTVYTHPKVKAIEFMVVDALIKANDHLEIDSYIDEPAKYWMLDDTIVKTIEASTHQDLEESRNLIRRIRRRDIYQYCNEFTVSKENLEYFKNVTAQDIICSQNSDAHLNEEDVIVTNIKIDLANGRNNPLERVSFFQMQILVNLANKC; via the exons ATGGGAGATTGTAGCAACAGCAAACTCTTACCAATGTGCGACTCCGGCGAGGCTCCGTTCGACACACGGCGGTACTATAAGCATATTCATGATAATGTTCATGGCAACATCTATCTCGATAAG CAAGCTCTGAATTTCATCGACACTGAACAGTTTCAGAG GCTTCGTGAATTGAAGCAGCTAG GTCTTGGATACATGGTTTATCCTGGGGCTGTGCACTCTCGGTTTGAGCATTCCCTAGGGGTCTATTGGCTGGCCAGTGACGCTGTACATAGACTTAAGACCTATCAA GGACAGGAGCTTGGTATTGAATCTTTTGATGTACAGACCGTGAAACTTGCTG GATTACTACATGATGTGGGTCATGGGCCATTCAGTCACTTGTTTGAGCGTGAAATTCTTCCTCGGGTTCGCAGCGGCATTAAATG GTCCCATGAGGATATGTCTTTGAAGATGATAGACTACATTGTTGATGAGAATAGCATTGATATTGATTCTGGCACTTTGAAGAAAGTAAAG GAAATGATAGTTGCTTCTGAGGCAGGTAAATCAGTG AGCTCAAAAGAGAAGCAGTTCTTGTATGATATTGTTGCTAATGGACGGAACGGAATAGATGTTGACAA ATTTGATTACATAGAGCGTGACACCAGAGCTTGTGGTCTTAGGTGCAATTTTCAGTTCCAGAG GCTAATGGAAACAATGCGTGTTATAGACAATGAAATATGTTACAGGGCAAAGGAAT ATCTTACGATCCACAAGCTATTTTCCACTCGTGCTGATTTGCATCGTACAGTCTATACGCATCCAAAAGTGAAG GCAATAGAATTCATGGTCGTGGATGCTTTGATAAAAGCAAATGACCATCTTGAAATTGATTCATACATTGATGAACCAGCAAAGTACTGGATG TTAGATGATACAATTGTCAAAACAATTGAAGCTTCTACCCACCAAGATCTAGAGGAATCCAGAAATCTGATTCGTCGAATTCGAAGGAGGGACATATACCAG TACTGTAATGAGTTTACTGTGTCCAAGGAGAATCTGGAGTACTTCAAAAATGTAACGGCTCAAGACATAATTTGTTCCCAG aaTTCTGATGCTCATTTGAATGAGGAAGATGTTATTGTTACGAATATCAAAATTGATTTGGCTAATGGAAGGAATAATCCATTGGAAAG GGTCAGCTTCTTCCAG ATGCAAATTTTGGTTAATTTGGCCAACAAGTGTTAG